Proteins found in one Zea mays cultivar B73 chromosome 1, Zm-B73-REFERENCE-NAM-5.0, whole genome shotgun sequence genomic segment:
- the LOC103644166 gene encoding non-specific lipid-transfer protein-like protein At2g13820 — protein sequence MTSRRDRLEPSPAAAAVALLLVVVVAGAPASGQVATSCTASLISTFTPCLNFVTGSTNGGGSPTKQCCGVLAEMVRTGADCACLILTGNVPFSLPINRTLAVSLPKLCSSTSVPLQCRDTATQIPAPGPIAFAPALPPLPPIPPESSDPPADPTAIPPAVDSPPFSQRPVVVPSSAVRRSHVSVAAVAAVLPIVAAASIFV from the exons ATGACGAGCCGGCGTGACAGGTTGGAGCCGTCGCCGGCGGCGGCCGCGGTGGcgctgctgctggtggtggtggtggccggCGCGCCGGCGTCTGGGCAGGTGGCGACGTCGTGCACGGCGTCGCTGATATCGACGTTCACGCCGTGCCTCAACTTCGTGACGGGGAGCACAAACGGCGGCGGCTCGCCGACGAAGCAGTGCTGCGGGGTGCTGGCGGAGATGGTGCGCACGGGCGCCGACTGCGCCTGCCTCATCCTCACGGGCAACGTGCCCTTCAGCCTCCCCATCAACCGCACGCTCGCCGTCTCCCTCCCCAAGCTCTGCAGCTCCACCTCCGTCCCGCTCCAGTGCAGAG ACACGGCGACGCAAATCCCAGCTCCAG GACCTATCGCGTTCGCTCCGGCTCTGCCTCCACTGC CACCCATCCCACCGGAATCGTCCGACCCTCCGGCGGATCCCACGGCGATCCCTCCGGCGGTGGACTCGCCGCCGTTCTCCCAGAGGCCAGTGGTGGTGCCCAGCTCCGCTGTTAGGAGGTCTCACGTATCCGTGGCGGCTGTCGCCGCTGTGCTGCCCATAGTTGCTGCCGCGTCCATTTTCGTTTGA